The following nucleotide sequence is from Chryseobacterium sp. CY350.
TAAAATAGTTTAAAGTTGTGAGTGATGAGTTATAAATAGATACAATTCATTCTCATAATTCATAACTCATAACTCAAATTGTAAGAAATGTCAAATTTTGTAGATTACGTAAAGATTCATTGTAAAAGCGGTCATGGTGGCGCAGGTTCTGCCCATCTTCGCCGTGAAAAATATATCCCCAAGGGTGGCCCCGACGGTGGTGACGGTGGTCGCGGCGGTCACGTGATCATGAAAGGAAATTCTCAGGAGTGGACTTTACTTCCACTTCGCTACACGCGCCATGTAAAGGCAGAACGTGGGCAAAACGGAGCGAAAAACCAGCTTACCGGAGCGTACGGAGAAGATGTTTACATTGAAGTTCCGATCGGGACGATTGCTAAAAATGAAGAGGGCGAAATTGTAGGCGAAATAATGGAACACGGTCAGGAAATCATCCTGATGGAAGGTGGAAAAGGTGGAAAAGGTAACGAACATTTCAAATCTTCAACCCATCAGACTCCAAGATACGCACAACCCGGTATGGACGGACAGGAAGGTTTTATTGTTTTTGAACTGAAAATCTTAGCTGACGTTGGTTTGGTAGGTTTCCCGAACGCAGGAAAATCAACGTTATTATCTTCGGTTTCTGCAGCAAGACCAAAAATTGCTGATTATGCATTTACAACCCTGACACCAAATTTAGGAATTGTAGATTACAGAAATTATAAATCTTTTGTAATGGCAGATATCCCCGGTATTATCGAGGGTGCTGCTGAAGGAAAAGGCTTGGGACACAGATTCTTAAGACATATTGAGAGAAACTCGATCTTGCTTTTTTTAATTCCTTCAGACTCTGAAAGTCATTTTCAGGAATTTAAGATCTTAGAAAACGAGCTTAAAGAATACAATCCTGAATTACTGGATAAAGATTTTATTATCTCCATTTCAAAATCTGACCTTTTGGATGAAGAGCTGAAAAAAGAAATTTCAACGGAATTTCCGGAAAACCGAAAGCCTCTTTTCTTTTCAGGAATTACAGGCGAAGGATTGATGGAGCTGAAAGATGCGATCTGGAAAAGACTTCACGGATAAAAAAATACTGATTGTGCTGTAAATTCTTTTTTTTACAGCACAATTTCTTTAGAAAAACAACGTTAGATTTGAAATTAACTATGAAAAAAATGACAAAGAATTTTTTTTTGACCCTATCGGTCACAATTTCGGGATTTATGAGTGCGCAAACTGCTGATCAAGGTTCAGAATCTCAATTTAAATTTGGCGCAAAAGCCGGATATAGCCTATCTTCTATGAAAATTTTTGACAACAAGATCGATTCAAAATCTTACTTCTATGCAGGATTTGTAGGCGAAATGCCTGTTTCTTCGAAAGTGGGTATCCAGGCAGAAGTATTATATACACAATTGGGCGGTACAGAACATCTTCCATTGGTACAGTTGATTGGCAACGAAGTTACAGAGTTAGGCGATGTGGCTTTTGATTATCAGTTTTCTCAAATTCAGATTCCGGTTTCGGTAAAGTACTATTTTATCCCAAAATTGTCTGCAGCAGTAGGGATGAATTTTGGTTTTAATTTTTCTGAAAAACTTAAAACTGACGGTATTGTGAACGGCACAGATTCACAAGATCTTCAAGATTTTAAAACTTTAAACCTATTCCCTTTTTTGGGAGCAGAATATAAATTGACTGACCGATTTTTTGTCGATGCGAGATACAATTTTAATTTTTTCGACATGCACAAAAATGGTTTCACCACAAAAATAGGTTTCCTGCAGGCCGGCGTAGGCTACAGATTTAACTAAAAAATAATAAAGAGAAACTCACAAGGTTTCTCTTTACTTTTGGAACACTTATTGAGAGACTCCACACAAATTTAAAAAAAATGAAATATTTATTAAGTCTATTCGCTGCAGTACTTTTACTCTCATGCAGCACCCAAAAAAGTCAGTCAAAATATTCAACAATAGAATATGAGGCAGGAGCTTGTTTTGGATTTTGCCCGATCTATAAAATGACAATACAGGCAGACAGAACCGCTGTTTTGGAAGCTGAACATTTTAATTTTTCTAAAGGTACCTCAAAAGACGAGTTTTCAAAACCGAGAGAAGGAACTTTTACCACAACCATTAAAGAAGCAGATTACAATAAACTTGTTGCTTTATTAGACGGACTTGACGTAAAAAATCTTCAGGATAAATACGGAAGCAAAAATATAAGTGATCTTCCAACTTCTTATTTAAGAATAAAATTTGCAGACGGAACTTCAAAAAACACAGAAGATTATGGTAAAAGAGGTTCTGAAAAATTGATAAAAGTATATCAGTTTTTTGAGGATTTGAAGACGAATCAGCAGTGGAAAAAAGTGAAATAACGGGAATCAATTAATTTAGTTTATCTTTGCAGTATATTTCGCGGCATTCTCAGCCAGTAAAGTAATTTTTTACTTAAAAATTCTGTTAAAAGTTTTTAGCAGATTTTGCTAAAAATGATGAAGTATACTGCTTCAACCGCACTATTTTAATACACAATACCATTTTGTTATTTACAGACTTAAACATTATCAAGCCCATTTTAGATGCGCTTCAAAAGGAAGGTTATGAAAAACCAACTCCTATTCAGGAACAATCAATTCCTTCAATTTTAGAACACAGAGATCTTTTGGGTACTGCGCAGACAGGAACAGGGAAAACAGCAGCTTTTGCGATCCCAATCCTTCAGAATCTTACAGAAAGAAAAGGCCCCAAGAACAATCATATAAAAGCTCTTATTCTTACTCCGACAAGAGAATTGGCCATTCAGATCGAAGAAAGTTTCAATTCTTACGGTAAAAATTTACCTTTAAGAAAATTGGTGATTTTCGGAGGAGTGAAACAGGGAAGTCAGGAAACGGCTTTGCGAAGAGGTGTTGACATTTTGGTGGCAACTCCGGGAAGATTATTAGATTTTATCGCTCAGGGAATTATCAGTTTAAAAAATCTTGAAATTTTTGTATTAGACGAAGCCGACAGAATGTTGGATATGGGTTTTGTACATGATGTAAAAAGAATTATTAAACTTTTACCTCAAAAAAGACAGACTCTTTTCTTCTCTGCAACGATGCCTACAGAAATTCAGAAATTGGCAGATTCAATTTTGAATACACCGATCAAGGTTTCTGTTACTCCTATTTCTTCGACTGCAGAAACGATTAAACAGGCTGTATATTTTGTTGATAAAGAAAATAAGTTAGAACTTTTGACTCATATTCTTCAAAATAATATCTCAGATTCAGTTTTAGTTTTCTCAAGAACAAAACACGGTGCAGATAAAATTGCAAGAAAATTACAAGCCAATAACATCTCTGCAGAAGCAATTCACGGGAACAAATCTCAAAATGCGAGACAGAATGCTTTAAATAATTTTAAAGCAGGAAGAACACGTATTTTGGTTGCTACAGACATCGCGGCGAGAGGTATTGATATTGACGAACTGAAATACGTTGTTAATTTCGAACTTTCTGACGTTGCAGAAACCTATGTTCACAGAATCGGGAGAACAGGACGTGCAGGAGCAGAAGGATCTTCAATTTCATTCGTTGACGGATTAGATTTATTAAATTTAAAAGACACCGAAAAATTGATCGGAATGAAAATTCCGGTTGAGAAAAATCATCCTTTCCATACTGATAATTTGGTGGTAGAAAAAAGAGATTCCAATAACAAACCTTTTACTCCAAGACCAAAACCTGCAGGTCAGCAAAAATCTGATCATAGCAAGAAACCAAAAAATAAAAGTAATTTTTCTAGAAAGAAATAAAAATTGAAGCCTTCCAAAATTTGGAAGGCTTTATTTTTTCAGCTAATTTAGTTTACAAACATTCGTTTTGCATTCTCAGTCGTAATCATGTCAATATCAGCAAAATCTTTATTGTAAATATTCACCAATTTTCCAGCGACCAAATCAAGATAAGAACTTTCATTTCTTTTTCCTCTGAACGGAACTGGTGCGAGGTAAGGAGAATCTGTTTCTAAAACAATTTTATCTAATGGAATTTCATTTAAAAACTGATCAATTTTTCCATTTTTGAAAGTGACTACTCCACCGATTCCTAAAATAAAATTTAAATCGATGGCATGTTTTGCGTGCTCCAAATTTCCAGAGAAGCAATGGAAAATTCCTCGCAATTTCGGATGTTTTTTTCTTTCTAAAACTTCAAACGTTTCATCAAAACTTTCTCTGGTATGAATTACAATCGGCAAATCTTTTTCAATCGCCCAGTCAATTTGCTGTTCAAAAGCTTTTACCTGAATATCTAAAGTCGTTTTATCCCAATACAGATCGATCCCGATTTCTCCGATTGCAGGGAAATGACGTTCATTCAGATAATTTTTTACTATTTTCAGTTCTTTTTCCCAAGATTCCGGTTTTACATAACATGGGTGAAGTCCCATCATTGAAAAAATCTGGTTTGGATAATCACTTTCCAGCTGAAGCATTTTTTCGTGAAATTCTGAATCGATTGCCGGTAGATAAAACTCTGTAATTCCTTTATCTAAAGCTCTTTGAATCGTTTCTTTTCTGTCTTCATCAAACTCTTCCGAATATAAATGGGTATGCGTATCAATCATTATTTTTAAAATTTTAATAGATCTTCGTAAGGATTCTCTAAATTCAGCAACATTCCGAAAGCTGGTTCTGTTTTGATTCCTTTTTTCTTCAGTTCTATTATTTTTTGTTTAAAATCTTCTCCTTTCTCCTTTAATATTTTGTGTTCAGCAATCATGTGCAGATAGGCATTTTGGTGAGTTGTTGGTTTGTTTTGTGCAAAAATTTCAATTGGAAACTCTTCCAACATAAAATTTATCACAATACATTTTTCGCCATTAATAATCGGATATTCAACTTTTACATCTGCATTAGAAGGAATCATTTTACTAAATGCAATATCATCTAAAAAATCTTCTTCAAATCTGAGATCAACTTCACAAATAATATCTAAATTACTTCCCTCAATATCAATTTCTATCGGAATCGTTCCTGCTAAAATCGGCGAAAAATTAGAAAGCTTTTCAAATACTTTATAACTTGTAAGAACGTCAAAAGCTCTTTTCTGTCTTTCATTTCCATATTTCAGATAATCAATTTTAGTAAAGTCAATCATTCGAAATCAGAATATTTTGTGTTTGGTTTTCTTTTGCTGAATTTCAATTCTTTGATTTAGTTTGTCTCTAAACTCAATATATTTTGGATCTTTTTCATCATCAGAACGATGTTCTAAAGCTTTGTTAATTTTAAAATTTTCTTTAATAAAATCTTTAGTTTCATCTGAAAAATAAGCATTTCCAAATTTCTCAAAAATATAATTAACTGCCTGAGAATTAGGATGAATCATATCTTCTTTGTAAAAACGGTAATCACGCAAATCATCCATCAAGATCTCGTAAACAGGAAGATAATGACAGTTTTCTATCTCTGAAATCACTTCATGAATGGCCGTAATCAGTTTTGATTTGCTCAGCTGATTTTCAATCATTCCGTCTTTTGTATGACGAACCGGCGAAACGGTAAACAAAATATGAAGATCATCTTTGCAAATATCTTTCAGATTTAAAATTGTATCGTAGATAGAATCTGTAAGCTCCTGATGCGTCAGCAATCTTTTTTCAAAAAACTTCTGCGGAATTTTATGGCAGTTGGCAACAAGCTTTTTCTTGGGTTCAAATTCATAAATAAATGAAGTTCCATACGTGATAATCACCCAATTTGAATCTTGAAGAAACTGATTTCCATCAACAATTTTCCTATTGATTTTGTCTAAAGTCTGATAAATAAACCTTGTATCAAAGCTTGAATGATGATCTAAAGAAATATATTCATCATTAAAAATAATCAGTTCTTCCTCGTGATAAAACTCAGAATCATGGAGTCTTTTAATGGAATTATTAATTGAAAAAGGATTAAATAAAGTCCCAAAAGGATTATTAAAGGTCCGCAACTGACCTTGCTGAAATAATTCAGACATTTCAGAAGCGAAACACGAACCTATTGAAAATATTTTATCTTCAATATCAATTTTCTTGTCAGATTCTGCGATATTAACTTCTGTCCTGAATTTCATTTTTATTAGGTAAGAGATTGAATATATTAGATTGTAGATAAACTGTTAAGTAAAACCTATTATCTGCAACCTGAAAATTAGCTTTCTCTTCTCAAAAGGTAATTTGCCAACTCAGCAAACGGTTTTTTCTTATCTTCGGCAATGTCTATTTTTGAAAGATAACTTTGACCGATTTCATTATGCTTTTCGATCAGACGTAATGCTTTTTCGTCAACTTTTGTTCTTCTGAAAATCTTTTCAACACCGTAGAC
It contains:
- a CDS encoding porin family protein translates to MTKNFFLTLSVTISGFMSAQTADQGSESQFKFGAKAGYSLSSMKIFDNKIDSKSYFYAGFVGEMPVSSKVGIQAEVLYTQLGGTEHLPLVQLIGNEVTELGDVAFDYQFSQIQIPVSVKYYFIPKLSAAVGMNFGFNFSEKLKTDGIVNGTDSQDLQDFKTLNLFPFLGAEYKLTDRFFVDARYNFNFFDMHKNGFTTKIGFLQAGVGYRFN
- a CDS encoding DEAD/DEAH box helicase, with product MLFTDLNIIKPILDALQKEGYEKPTPIQEQSIPSILEHRDLLGTAQTGTGKTAAFAIPILQNLTERKGPKNNHIKALILTPTRELAIQIEESFNSYGKNLPLRKLVIFGGVKQGSQETALRRGVDILVATPGRLLDFIAQGIISLKNLEIFVLDEADRMLDMGFVHDVKRIIKLLPQKRQTLFFSATMPTEIQKLADSILNTPIKVSVTPISSTAETIKQAVYFVDKENKLELLTHILQNNISDSVLVFSRTKHGADKIARKLQANNISAEAIHGNKSQNARQNALNNFKAGRTRILVATDIAARGIDIDELKYVVNFELSDVAETYVHRIGRTGRAGAEGSSISFVDGLDLLNLKDTEKLIGMKIPVEKNHPFHTDNLVVEKRDSNNKPFTPRPKPAGQQKSDHSKKPKNKSNFSRKK
- a CDS encoding TatD family hydrolase, which gives rise to MIDTHTHLYSEEFDEDRKETIQRALDKGITEFYLPAIDSEFHEKMLQLESDYPNQIFSMMGLHPCYVKPESWEKELKIVKNYLNERHFPAIGEIGIDLYWDKTTLDIQVKAFEQQIDWAIEKDLPIVIHTRESFDETFEVLERKKHPKLRGIFHCFSGNLEHAKHAIDLNFILGIGGVVTFKNGKIDQFLNEIPLDKIVLETDSPYLAPVPFRGKRNESSYLDLVAGKLVNIYNKDFADIDMITTENAKRMFVN
- a CDS encoding DUF6438 domain-containing protein yields the protein MKYLLSLFAAVLLLSCSTQKSQSKYSTIEYEAGACFGFCPIYKMTIQADRTAVLEAEHFNFSKGTSKDEFSKPREGTFTTTIKEADYNKLVALLDGLDVKNLQDKYGSKNISDLPTSYLRIKFADGTSKNTEDYGKRGSEKLIKVYQFFEDLKTNQQWKKVK
- a CDS encoding GSCFA domain-containing protein, whose product is MKFRTEVNIAESDKKIDIEDKIFSIGSCFASEMSELFQQGQLRTFNNPFGTLFNPFSINNSIKRLHDSEFYHEEELIIFNDEYISLDHHSSFDTRFIYQTLDKINRKIVDGNQFLQDSNWVIITYGTSFIYEFEPKKKLVANCHKIPQKFFEKRLLTHQELTDSIYDTILNLKDICKDDLHILFTVSPVRHTKDGMIENQLSKSKLITAIHEVISEIENCHYLPVYEILMDDLRDYRFYKEDMIHPNSQAVNYIFEKFGNAYFSDETKDFIKENFKINKALEHRSDDEKDPKYIEFRDKLNQRIEIQQKKTKHKIF
- a CDS encoding DUF4269 domain-containing protein — translated: MIDFTKIDYLKYGNERQKRAFDVLTSYKVFEKLSNFSPILAGTIPIEIDIEGSNLDIICEVDLRFEEDFLDDIAFSKMIPSNADVKVEYPIINGEKCIVINFMLEEFPIEIFAQNKPTTHQNAYLHMIAEHKILKEKGEDFKQKIIELKKKGIKTEPAFGMLLNLENPYEDLLKF
- the obgE gene encoding GTPase ObgE; translated protein: MSNFVDYVKIHCKSGHGGAGSAHLRREKYIPKGGPDGGDGGRGGHVIMKGNSQEWTLLPLRYTRHVKAERGQNGAKNQLTGAYGEDVYIEVPIGTIAKNEEGEIVGEIMEHGQEIILMEGGKGGKGNEHFKSSTHQTPRYAQPGMDGQEGFIVFELKILADVGLVGFPNAGKSTLLSSVSAARPKIADYAFTTLTPNLGIVDYRNYKSFVMADIPGIIEGAAEGKGLGHRFLRHIERNSILLFLIPSDSESHFQEFKILENELKEYNPELLDKDFIISISKSDLLDEELKKEISTEFPENRKPLFFSGITGEGLMELKDAIWKRLHG